The Cryptococcus deuterogattii R265 chromosome 3, complete sequence genome has a segment encoding these proteins:
- a CDS encoding galactose-1-phosphate uridylyltransferase, with translation MSSAHLEVPNFEPTEHPHRRYNPLIGKHVLVSPHRTKRPWKGQTEEPVLTTLPEYEATCNLCPGNERSNGNRNPMYMDTFTFENDFPALLPGPLPSLQQPSKVSPSDTLFASEPIRGRCKVICFHPKHDLTIARMNINDVVRVIREWKDVYMEEGRMLEESSGQGYVQIFENRGAMMGASAPHPHGQVWSLSYIPDEPQMELNNLAASTLMSSGNAPVRGDGCPCLLCTYAAEEVGRKERVVEIDEESGWVAVVPFWAVWPFETLLLPYKRHIPSLIQLNDNEVIGLARILQRLLVRYDNLFSCPFPYSMGLHQSPLPPSDPDSDVAHIHFHFYPPLLRSASVRKFLVGFEMMAEVQRDLTPEQAAERLRALPGTHYLDQKTAG, from the exons ATGTCGTCTGCACATTTGGAGGTTCCAAATTTTGAGCCGACTGAACACCCTCATAGACGAT ATAATCCTCTGATAGGCAAACATGTACTGGTATCCCCTCATAGGACCAAACGACCATGGAAG GGGCAGACTGAGGAACCGGTCCTGACGACTCTTCCAGAATATGAGGCAACTTGCAATCTTTGTCCGGGTAACGAAAGAAGTAATGGCAACAGGAACCCAATGTATATGGATACTTTT ACTTTCGAAAACGACTTTCCGGCTCTCCTGCCTGGGCCTCTGCCAAGCCTTCAGCAACCTTCCAAAGTCAGTCCGTCGGATACGCTCTTCGCATCTGAACCGATCAGGGGGCGATGTAAAGTCATCTGTTTTCATCCCAAGCATGATCTTACAATTGCTAGGATGAACATAAACGACGTGGTCAGGGTGATCAGGGAGTGGAAAGACGTGTACATGGAGGAGGGACGGATGCTAGAGGAAAGCAGTGGTCAAGGATACGTGCAAATATTTGAG AACCGGGGGGCTATGATGGGTGCCAGTgcacctcatcctcatgGACAG GTCTGGTCATTGTCCTA TATACCTGATGAACCCCAAATGGAGCTGAATAATTTGGCGGCCTCAACCTTAATGTCTTCTGGTAATGCCCCGGTGCGAGGAGACGGATGCCCGTGTTTGCTGTGCACTTATGCagctgaagaagtggggcgaaaggaaagggtggTTGAAATCGATGAAGAGAGTGGATGGGTCGCAGTGGTCCCGTTTTGGGCTGTGTGGCCTTTTGAAACTCTTC TGCTTCCTTACAAGAGACACATCCCTTCTCTTATTCAGCTAAACGATAATGAAGTAATCGGGCTGGCCCGTATACTTCAGAGGCTTTTGGTAAGGTATGACAATCTTTTCTC ATGCCCATTCCCCTATTCTATGGGACTGcatcaatctcctcttccaccttccgACCCGGACAGCGATGTGGCTCACATCCACTTTCACTTCTATCCGCCTCTCTTAAGGAGCGCCAGCGTACGCAAATTCTTGGTTGGCTTTGAAATGATGGCTGAAGTACAA AGGGATTTAACTCCGGAACAGGCTGCGGAAAGATTAAGAGCTTTACCGGGAACCCATTATCTGGATCAGAAAACAGCGGGCTAG
- a CDS encoding oxidoreductase, translating to MAQSSMRTVVVLGASYGGCHASKMLAEELPPNWRLIAIDRNSHFNHVYAFPRFTVKSQHAPKGFIPYKRMLDPQPKGSSDPLTPPQSPPVESATLSDEFSARSRHQFIQACVIKLTSREVTFVRPTHQASSSISTTGNMAYGEFDGPEETIKFDYLIYALGSTLPDPVNVWQPIDEGAIGEQRKPGTKKRGLRFMELQEENFRQADRILIVGGGALGIEFASDLKDLYPEKKITLLHSRTRVMPLYPLELHTIIIEALRKMGVEVVLGERVMTWPDEPETLDGKTKYVTTDKGRTFEADIVLPCTGQKPHVSLMAEVNPALISPATSRIRVLPTQQVHPGPIPPAKVGSAADQLAQLSLGPAPFTPPSSDVASFEASSGTGHSEVAQEEDYSHIFAIGDCAETKAIQAGHTAYWMGEVAARNILRLIAKEEGGEKKDEPLENYEPGPPAIKITLGISNAVVANGDGVTINNDGVEDMHSLVMWPTCNAEGMDINE from the exons ATGGCCCAATCTTCTATGCGAACTGTAGTCGTCCTCGGCGCCTCATACGGAGGTTGCCATGCATCCAAAATGTTGGCGGAGGAACTCCCTCCCAACTGGAGGCTGATTGCCATTGACCGAAACTCACATTTCAACC ACGTCTACGCCTTCCCCCGATTTACTGTTAAGTCTCAGCATGCTCCCAAGGGCTTCATTCCTTATAAACGCATGCTTGATCCTCAGCCGAAGGGATCATCCGATCCCCTCACCCCTCCACAGTCCCCTCCCGTCGAATCAGCTACTCTATCTGACGAGTTTTCTGCTCGTTCCCGACACCAATTCATCCAGGCTTGCGTTATCAAGCTCACTTCTCGAGAGGTAACATTCGTTCGACCTACCCATCAGGCCAGCTCTAGCATTTCTACCACTGGGAACATGGCCTATGGCGAGTTTGATGGGCCCGAAGAGACTATCAAATTTGATTATCTCATCTATGCTCTTGGTAGTACCCTTCCAGATCCCGTCAATGTATGGCAGCCGATCGATGAGGGTGCGATCGGCGAGCAAAGAAAGCCGGGGACGAAGAAGCGCGGATTGCGGTTCATGGAATTACAAGAGGAGAATTTCAGGCAAGCCGATCGTATCTTGATTGTCGGTGGCGGGGCTCTTGGCATTGAATTTGCAAGTGACTTGAAGGATTTGTATCCCGAGAAGAAAATTACATTGCTGCATTCCAGAACAAGAGTGATGCCTCTTTATCCTCTTGAGCTTCATACGATCA TCATTGAGGCACTTAGAAAAATGGGTGTGGAGGTTGTCCTCGGTGAGCGAGTGATGACTTGGCCTGATGAGCCAGAGACTCTCGATGGTAAAACGAAATACGTCACCACGGACAAAGGTCGAACGTTCGAAGCTGATATAGTC CTGCCTTGTACTGGTCAGAAGCCCCACGTTTCTCTCATGGCTGAAGTTAACCCGGCCCTCATTTCCCCCGCCACTTCCCGTATTCGCGTACTCCCCACTCAGCAGGTTCACCCTGGGCCCATTCCTCCTGCCAAGGTCGGATCTGCGGCCGATCAACTTGCTCAGCTTTCTCTTGGTCCAGCTCCTTTCACCCCACCATCTTCCGATGTGGCCTCGTTTGAGGCTTCCAGTGGTACTGGACATAGCGAAGTTGCTCAAGAGGAAGATTATAGCCACATCTTTGCTATTGGGGATTGTGCGGAGACAAAGGCTATCCAAGCGGGCCATACTGCGTACTGGATGGGTGAGGTTGCCGCGAGGAATATTTTGAGGTTGATtgcaaaggaagaagggggagagaagaaggatgagccTCTGGAGAATTACGAGCCGGGGCCTCCTGCCATTAAAATTACTCTCGGTATC AGCAATGCAGTTGTAGCTAACGGTGATGGCGTCACCATCAACAATGATGGCGTTGAAGATATGCATTCTTTGGTCATGTG GCCAACTTGTAATGCTGAGGGAATGGATATTAACGAATAA